A stretch of Metabacillus sp. FJAT-52054 DNA encodes these proteins:
- a CDS encoding XRE family transcriptional regulator, translating to MIDIQKQISMNLKRIRKMRGLSLDRVSALSGVSKGMLSQIENGDSSPTVSTLWKIANGLEVSFSSLVEEKESEVSVVRGIEAAAIKGNEGLYQVFSYFPYEESRRFEIYRMELLPGCRQVSDPHHGGAEEYLYAAEGSISVEIGSRVITLGKGDALRFRAHENHIYENKTNDKAVCHLLIYYP from the coding sequence ATGATTGATATTCAAAAGCAGATTTCGATGAATCTAAAACGGATCCGTAAGATGAGGGGCTTAAGTCTGGACCGGGTTTCCGCCCTTTCCGGGGTGAGCAAAGGAATGCTTTCCCAGATTGAGAACGGGGATTCGAGCCCTACCGTGTCCACTCTTTGGAAAATTGCCAATGGTCTGGAAGTCTCTTTTTCTTCTTTAGTCGAAGAAAAAGAGAGTGAGGTTTCAGTTGTTAGGGGGATAGAAGCAGCGGCGATTAAAGGAAATGAAGGTTTGTATCAAGTATTCTCCTATTTTCCTTACGAGGAATCCCGCCGGTTTGAAATTTACCGGATGGAGCTGCTGCCAGGCTGCCGTCAGGTATCGGACCCGCACCATGGAGGAGCAGAGGAATATTTGTATGCGGCAGAAGGCAGTATTTCAGTTGAAATTGGAAGCCGGGTAATCACTCTGGGTAAAGGGGACGCATTGAGATTCAGGGCTCACGAGAATCATATTTATGAAAACAAGACCAATGATAAGGCGGTTTGTCATCTGCTAATCTATTATCCATGA
- the aceA gene encoding isocitrate lyase, which produces MGRNERINQLNEQWEMDSRWKDVTRTYTAEEVIRLRGSLDVEHTLARRGSEKLWDMLHKEDYVHALGALTGNQAVQQVKAGLKAIYLSGWQVAADANLSGHMYPDQSLYPANSVPSVVKRINQALQRADQIQYLEQEGEIDWFAPIVADAEAGFGGQLNVFELMKGMIEAGAAAVHFEDQLSSEKKCGHLGGKVLLPTQTAVKNLISARLAADVMGVPTLIIARTDADAADLITSDVDPADHPFITGERTPEGFFRTKSGIDQAIARGLSYAPYADLVWCETSEPNLEQAQKFADAIHEKFPGKLLAYNCSPSFNWKKKLDEATIASFQKELGKMGYKFQFVTLAGFHALNHGMFELARKYRDYGMAAYSELQQAEFGSEQYGYTATRHQREVGTGYFDEVSQTVSGGTSSTTALKGSTETEQFTSETTTV; this is translated from the coding sequence ATGGGGAGAAATGAACGAATCAATCAGCTGAATGAACAGTGGGAGATGGACAGCCGCTGGAAGGACGTTACCCGCACATACACGGCAGAAGAAGTAATCAGACTGCGCGGCTCACTTGATGTGGAGCATACTTTGGCAAGACGCGGCTCTGAAAAGCTTTGGGATATGCTTCATAAAGAGGATTATGTGCATGCACTTGGCGCATTAACGGGGAATCAGGCAGTTCAGCAGGTGAAGGCGGGCTTAAAGGCCATCTATTTGAGCGGATGGCAAGTAGCGGCCGATGCCAACCTTTCTGGCCATATGTATCCGGATCAAAGCCTGTATCCGGCCAACAGTGTTCCAAGTGTTGTAAAGCGGATCAATCAGGCGCTGCAGCGCGCGGATCAGATTCAATACTTGGAGCAAGAAGGGGAGATTGACTGGTTCGCCCCGATTGTAGCTGATGCGGAAGCAGGCTTTGGCGGGCAGCTCAATGTATTTGAGCTTATGAAGGGCATGATTGAAGCGGGAGCGGCAGCTGTCCACTTTGAAGACCAGCTTTCCTCTGAAAAAAAATGCGGGCACTTGGGAGGCAAGGTTTTGCTTCCAACCCAAACAGCGGTGAAGAATCTTATATCCGCAAGACTTGCAGCAGATGTAATGGGTGTACCAACCTTGATTATTGCGCGTACGGATGCGGATGCGGCTGACCTGATCACAAGCGATGTTGATCCTGCCGACCACCCGTTTATCACAGGGGAACGCACACCGGAAGGGTTTTTCCGCACTAAATCAGGCATTGACCAGGCGATAGCACGAGGACTTTCCTATGCGCCTTACGCGGATCTGGTCTGGTGTGAAACGAGCGAACCTAACCTTGAACAGGCTCAAAAGTTCGCGGATGCTATTCATGAAAAATTCCCTGGCAAGCTGCTTGCCTATAACTGCTCGCCATCCTTTAACTGGAAGAAAAAGCTGGATGAAGCGACGATTGCAAGCTTCCAGAAGGAACTCGGCAAAATGGGCTACAAATTCCAATTTGTTACACTTGCCGGCTTCCACGCTTTAAATCATGGCATGTTCGAGCTTGCCCGCAAATACAGAGACTACGGCATGGCCGCTTACTCCGAGCTGCAGCAGGCTGAATTCGGCAGTGAACAGTACGGCTACACGGCAACCCGCCATCAGCGCGAGGTCGGTACTGGGTACTTTGATGAAGTATCGCAAACAGTTAGCGGAGGAACCTCCTCTACTACGGCATTGAAAGGATCAACAGAAACAGAGCAGTTCACATCTGAGACAACAACTGTATAA
- a CDS encoding DUF2332 domain-containing protein: protein MRTALPSQIFLNFSANECKGSSRLYEILSKEMAQDEELLVLSLKAKTGQPLPNLFFGAVHYLLLKGADHRLYDIYQNPVDEEIWFPMFKEFCLAHKKEIVLLLETKLVQTNEVRRCAYLFPVFQYIYEWTNKPLALLEIGTSAGLQLLWDQYAYSYGTGEVYGNTTADLRIQSEWIGGKEPSLKKHVPPVSVRMGFDLNIVDVKDPEEYLWMKALIWPEHKERLTMFERAASLAGSQPAHFIEGDGTKLLTSSAEAVPADSVICVFHTHVANQLPDEAIERLLSSIQEIGRRRDVFHLYNNIEDRFLHLDYRLDGKEYTNTIAETDGHGRWFKWLLEI, encoded by the coding sequence ATGAGAACAGCTTTGCCGTCGCAAATATTTTTGAATTTCTCGGCAAACGAATGCAAAGGCTCAAGCAGGCTGTACGAAATCCTGTCAAAAGAGATGGCTCAAGACGAAGAGCTGCTTGTACTTTCCTTAAAAGCGAAAACGGGACAGCCTCTTCCGAATCTGTTTTTTGGAGCAGTCCATTATCTGCTGCTGAAAGGAGCAGATCACAGGCTTTATGACATTTATCAAAATCCTGTGGATGAGGAGATCTGGTTTCCTATGTTTAAAGAGTTTTGTCTTGCGCATAAAAAAGAAATTGTCCTTTTGCTTGAGACGAAGCTTGTCCAAACGAATGAAGTGAGAAGATGCGCTTATCTTTTTCCTGTTTTTCAATACATATATGAATGGACGAACAAACCGCTTGCCTTGCTTGAGATAGGTACGAGCGCCGGACTGCAGCTGCTTTGGGATCAGTATGCTTATTCGTATGGAACGGGAGAGGTGTATGGGAACACCACAGCCGATTTGCGAATCCAGTCGGAATGGATTGGGGGAAAAGAGCCTTCTTTGAAAAAGCACGTTCCTCCGGTCTCTGTAAGAATGGGATTTGATTTAAATATTGTGGACGTAAAGGATCCAGAGGAGTACTTGTGGATGAAGGCACTCATTTGGCCCGAACACAAAGAGCGTCTCACTATGTTTGAGCGGGCAGCAAGCTTAGCGGGTTCGCAGCCTGCCCATTTTATTGAAGGGGATGGGACGAAGCTGCTGACATCTTCTGCTGAAGCCGTGCCAGCTGATTCCGTCATCTGTGTGTTCCATACACACGTTGCTAATCAACTGCCTGACGAAGCAATAGAGCGGCTGCTTTCAAGCATACAGGAAATAGGACGGAGACGGGATGTGTTCCACCTCTACAATAATATAGAGGATCGCTTTCTGCACTTAGATTATCGGCTGGATGGGAAAGAGTATACGAATACAATAGCGGAAACCGATGGCCATGGGCGCTGGTTTAAATGGCTGCTGGAAATATAG
- the aceB gene encoding malate synthase A codes for MATQTAGIRVIGEWEDAYKDLLKPEALAFIGQLEEKFGPRRRELLQKRQERQSQLQAGKLFDFLKETESIRNGQWTIAPLPDDLLDRRVEITGPVDRKMIINALNSGAKVFMADFEDATSPAWSNMMEGQLNLRDAVQRTIRLQQADGKVYKLNPQPAVLKVRPRGWHLEEKHVLLHDERISGSLFDFGLYFFHNARTLIENGSGPYFYLPKLESHLEARLWNDVFIFAQEELEIPRGTIKATVLIETIPAAFEMDEILYELKEHSAGLNCGRWDYIFSYLKKLCGQSDVILPDRAQVTMTSPFMRAYSLLVIKTCHKRNAPAIGGMAAQIPIKDNAEANEAAMNKVKADKLREASDGHDGTWVAHPALVSIALDVFNEYMPGKNQIEKQLEELEVTASDLLEVPGGTITEAGLRMNIDVGIRYLASWLSGRGAAPIHHLMEDAATAEISRAQVWQWIRHDKGILDDGRPVTMELYEQLKREETAKIAEELGDKFYTQMKFPEAADVFDELVKYDEFTDFLTLPSYEKI; via the coding sequence GTGGCAACCCAAACAGCCGGTATTCGAGTGATTGGGGAATGGGAAGATGCATACAAGGATTTGCTCAAACCTGAAGCCCTCGCATTTATCGGGCAGCTTGAAGAAAAATTCGGGCCCAGGCGCAGAGAGCTGCTTCAAAAAAGGCAAGAACGCCAAAGTCAGCTTCAAGCAGGAAAATTATTTGATTTTTTGAAGGAAACCGAAAGCATTCGAAACGGACAGTGGACCATTGCTCCGCTTCCGGACGATCTTCTGGACAGACGGGTTGAAATCACAGGCCCTGTTGACCGGAAAATGATCATAAATGCTCTGAACTCCGGTGCGAAAGTCTTTATGGCTGATTTTGAAGATGCAACCTCGCCTGCCTGGAGCAACATGATGGAAGGGCAGCTGAATTTAAGGGATGCGGTTCAGCGGACAATCCGTCTCCAACAGGCGGACGGAAAAGTTTACAAACTGAACCCGCAGCCTGCTGTCCTAAAGGTCCGTCCAAGAGGCTGGCATTTGGAAGAGAAGCATGTCCTGCTTCATGACGAGAGGATTTCGGGCAGTTTGTTCGATTTTGGATTGTATTTTTTCCATAATGCACGGACACTCATTGAGAACGGAAGCGGTCCATACTTTTATTTGCCGAAGCTTGAAAGCCATCTTGAAGCAAGACTTTGGAATGATGTCTTCATTTTTGCGCAAGAGGAGCTTGAAATTCCACGCGGCACGATAAAAGCAACGGTACTGATTGAAACGATACCTGCAGCCTTTGAAATGGATGAAATTCTTTATGAACTGAAGGAGCATTCAGCGGGCCTTAACTGCGGCAGATGGGATTATATCTTCAGCTATTTAAAAAAGCTCTGCGGCCAATCGGATGTGATTTTGCCAGACCGGGCGCAGGTGACCATGACCTCTCCATTTATGAGAGCGTATTCTCTGCTTGTCATTAAAACGTGTCACAAGCGGAACGCTCCGGCAATAGGGGGAATGGCGGCACAAATCCCGATTAAGGACAATGCGGAAGCAAACGAGGCAGCGATGAACAAGGTGAAAGCTGACAAACTCCGCGAAGCAAGCGACGGTCATGATGGCACATGGGTTGCTCATCCGGCACTCGTCTCCATTGCATTGGATGTGTTCAATGAATACATGCCGGGCAAAAATCAAATAGAAAAGCAGCTTGAAGAATTGGAAGTGACGGCATCCGATTTGCTTGAAGTACCCGGTGGAACGATAACAGAAGCAGGTCTTAGGATGAATATTGATGTCGGCATCCGCTATCTGGCTTCCTGGCTTTCCGGTAGAGGAGCCGCCCCGATTCATCATTTGATGGAGGATGCGGCCACTGCTGAAATTTCCAGAGCCCAGGTTTGGCAGTGGATTCGGCATGATAAAGGGATTCTGGATGACGGAAGACCGGTGACGATGGAGCTTTACGAGCAGCTTAAGAGGGAGGAAACGGCGAAAATTGCGGAAGAACTCGGGGATAAGTTCTATACGCAAATGAAGTTTCCAGAAGCCGCTGATGTATTTGACGAATTAGTAAAGTATGACGAATTTACCGATTTTCTGACACTGCCAAGCTACGAAAAAATTTAA
- a CDS encoding GNAT family protein, producing the protein MLPGNKIYLRFFTLEDASERLRLQLENRAFFEKFSMERQESFYTLEAQEQAIANQIEGREKDEEYQFGIYTKDDVLIGTINLFFVARGAIQSGFIGYFLDERFNGRGYTTEAVNLLVQYAFEELKLHRIEAGVMPHNIGSIKVLTKAGFHKEGLARKNVKINGRWEDHELLAIVNPKD; encoded by the coding sequence ATGCTACCAGGCAACAAGATTTACCTTAGATTCTTTACACTCGAGGATGCCTCTGAAAGGCTTCGTCTGCAGCTGGAAAACAGAGCTTTTTTCGAAAAGTTCTCTATGGAGCGGCAGGAAAGCTTTTATACTTTGGAAGCCCAGGAACAAGCGATTGCCAATCAGATTGAAGGCAGGGAAAAGGATGAGGAATACCAATTTGGTATTTATACAAAAGACGATGTCCTTATTGGAACCATCAACCTCTTCTTCGTTGCGCGCGGAGCGATTCAGAGCGGATTCATCGGATATTTTCTTGATGAACGGTTTAATGGCAGAGGGTATACAACAGAAGCTGTAAATTTGCTTGTTCAATACGCATTTGAAGAATTAAAGCTTCACCGGATTGAGGCGGGAGTGATGCCTCACAACATCGGTTCCATTAAGGTCTTGACCAAGGCCGGCTTTCATAAAGAAGGTCTGGCGAGAAAAAATGTGAAAATCAATGGCAGGTGGGAGGATCATGAGCTGCTGGCGATTGTGAATCCGAAGGACTGA
- a CDS encoding GNAT family N-acetyltransferase: MKVIQLGNERFKEAIKLSEYAFIYKVPESELEERLKGMERHHQLFGILDEEELAAKFHFLTHDIYFNGQTLKMGGLAGVATYPEYRRQGHVREMLTFVLEKMKNEQITVSMLHPFNVAFYRKYGWELFSSRQKTTLSAGDLKIHKHVKGTVKRYNKETHNEDIEQIYESFASRYTGMLVRDREWWMRAIYDEETTAVYYNENGEPTGYILYQFKEKKLLVDEFVPLDPEARHGLWNFICQHDSMVKEIEMDTHEAEPLFFALPEPRLKTDRRPYFMARIVDAEAFLANYAFTPGAEVLVHVTDHHAQWNNGSYLIGQNGAAKKISDAEALASDLEGVDLSINALTASLFGYKTPSELFQLGLAEGSAEEIMLMEKAVPKHEPFFYDFF; the protein is encoded by the coding sequence ATGAAGGTGATTCAGCTTGGAAATGAACGGTTTAAGGAAGCGATCAAGCTATCAGAATATGCATTTATTTATAAGGTTCCTGAATCCGAATTGGAAGAAAGACTGAAGGGAATGGAAAGGCATCATCAGCTGTTCGGAATTTTAGATGAAGAAGAGCTTGCCGCAAAGTTCCATTTTCTGACCCATGATATTTATTTTAATGGACAAACATTGAAAATGGGCGGATTGGCCGGTGTGGCGACCTATCCTGAATACAGGAGACAGGGGCATGTCAGAGAAATGCTGACGTTTGTTCTTGAAAAAATGAAGAATGAACAAATAACGGTATCCATGCTTCATCCGTTTAACGTTGCGTTTTATCGAAAATACGGATGGGAGCTTTTTAGCAGCCGCCAAAAGACGACGTTGTCGGCAGGTGACCTGAAAATTCACAAGCATGTCAAGGGTACGGTTAAGCGCTACAACAAAGAAACACATAATGAAGATATTGAGCAAATTTATGAGTCCTTCGCATCCCGCTATACCGGGATGCTTGTCCGTGACCGGGAGTGGTGGATGCGTGCCATTTATGATGAGGAAACAACTGCCGTTTATTACAATGAGAACGGAGAGCCAACCGGATACATTCTCTATCAGTTTAAGGAAAAGAAACTCCTTGTAGATGAATTTGTTCCGCTGGATCCGGAAGCAAGACATGGCCTTTGGAATTTCATTTGCCAGCATGATTCGATGGTTAAAGAAATAGAAATGGACACCCATGAAGCGGAACCGCTCTTTTTTGCCCTGCCTGAGCCGAGATTAAAAACCGATCGCAGACCATACTTTATGGCGAGGATTGTAGACGCGGAAGCGTTTCTTGCAAACTATGCATTTACGCCTGGAGCAGAGGTACTGGTTCATGTAACCGACCATCATGCACAGTGGAATAACGGATCATACTTAATTGGACAAAACGGAGCGGCTAAAAAAATATCAGATGCTGAAGCATTAGCATCAGATCTTGAGGGAGTAGATCTTTCCATTAACGCACTGACAGCCAGTCTCTTTGGCTACAAAACCCCTTCAGAGCTTTTTCAGCTTGGACTGGCAGAAGGCAGCGCTGAAGAAATCATGCTGATGGAAAAAGCTGTACCTAAGCATGAGCCATTCTTTTATGACTTTTTTTAA
- a CDS encoding AzlD domain-containing protein, translating into MSESMILLIAGMAVATYIPRMVPFLVFRGSALPDFLQNVLKNVPYAILGALIVPAIFMTDKGFIFGAVGAAAAFAAGYLGWNVIFVVLASILAVMGYAYFFS; encoded by the coding sequence ATGAGTGAATCCATGATTCTCCTTATTGCAGGTATGGCAGTGGCTACCTACATTCCAAGAATGGTCCCTTTTCTTGTTTTCAGAGGTTCGGCTCTCCCGGATTTCCTGCAGAATGTATTGAAAAATGTCCCTTACGCCATTCTTGGGGCATTGATTGTTCCCGCCATCTTCATGACGGATAAAGGATTTATATTCGGTGCTGTGGGAGCGGCTGCCGCATTCGCGGCCGGGTACCTTGGCTGGAATGTTATTTTCGTTGTGCTTGCTTCAATTCTCGCAGTCATGGGATACGCGTACTTTTTTAGCTGA
- a CDS encoding AzlC family ABC transporter permease, whose translation MQPAAAYERKSSFGEGMQAGISIAVGYMPVALTFGLIAKSTGLSLAEAVMMSLFVFAGAAQYISLNLIAAGTGAFEIVFTTFILNIRHFLMAASLNERAEEAPSWKKALYAFGITDETFSVASLKQGRLTTGYMFGLIFISYSSWVVFTGIGHWAGNLLPVLLQESMSIALYALFIGLLVPSLKGQRKVMVLAASAAVFNSLLVLSGYLSGGWSIVLATLISAIGVELIWRGRKEATENE comes from the coding sequence ATGCAGCCAGCTGCTGCATATGAAAGAAAATCATCGTTCGGAGAAGGGATGCAGGCGGGCATTTCGATTGCGGTCGGGTATATGCCGGTTGCCCTGACGTTTGGGTTAATTGCAAAATCAACCGGCTTAAGTTTGGCTGAAGCGGTAATGATGAGCTTGTTTGTTTTTGCGGGAGCGGCTCAATACATATCATTGAATCTGATTGCAGCCGGAACGGGAGCTTTTGAAATTGTCTTTACCACATTTATTTTGAATATCCGCCATTTTCTGATGGCTGCATCTCTAAATGAGCGGGCGGAGGAAGCTCCTTCATGGAAAAAAGCTTTATACGCATTCGGGATAACGGATGAGACGTTTTCGGTTGCATCGCTGAAACAGGGCAGGCTCACGACTGGCTATATGTTTGGATTAATTTTCATTTCTTATTCAAGCTGGGTTGTGTTTACCGGAATTGGCCACTGGGCAGGAAACCTGCTGCCGGTTCTCCTCCAGGAGAGCATGTCGATTGCTTTGTACGCACTTTTTATCGGTCTCCTTGTGCCTTCACTAAAAGGACAGCGCAAAGTCATGGTCCTTGCGGCAAGTGCGGCCGTCTTTAATTCCCTCCTTGTTCTATCTGGATATTTATCAGGAGGCTGGTCAATTGTGCTTGCCACGCTTATCTCTGCTATAGGGGTCGAACTGATCTGGAGAGGGAGAAAGGAGGCAACGGAAAATGAGTGA
- a CDS encoding competence protein ComK, translated as MEKISQYEANRLTMAILSNEGIGSSFVLEVEKEYEVSMRPLDIVDRSCRYFGSSYQGRKTGTKDTIGITHKPPIVVDAGNSIYLFPTAASSRPHCSWISHQHIEDFSPAGEAETLVIFSNRKSFTLPVSIHSFENQLYRTAQLRAVISSRVENEKRLFTQLLYSRSPGETFHT; from the coding sequence ATGGAAAAAATCAGTCAATATGAGGCAAATCGGTTAACAATGGCAATTTTAAGTAATGAAGGGATCGGATCATCTTTTGTTTTGGAGGTGGAAAAGGAATATGAGGTTTCCATGAGACCTTTGGATATCGTAGATCGGAGCTGCCGTTATTTTGGGTCAAGCTATCAGGGGAGAAAGACTGGCACGAAGGACACGATCGGCATCACCCATAAGCCTCCGATTGTTGTAGACGCAGGAAACTCCATCTATCTTTTCCCGACAGCCGCATCTTCCAGACCGCATTGCTCCTGGATTTCTCACCAGCATATTGAGGACTTTTCACCAGCTGGGGAAGCAGAAACACTTGTAATATTCTCAAACCGTAAATCATTTACCCTGCCTGTATCCATCCACTCTTTTGAAAACCAGCTTTATCGTACCGCCCAGCTTCGTGCTGTAATTTCATCCAGGGTGGAAAATGAAAAACGGTTATTCACCCAGCTTTTATACAGCAGAAGTCCAGGCGAAACGTTTCATACTTAA
- a CDS encoding enoyl-CoA hydratase-related protein, which translates to MSLIDFSKGNGIAHVTINRPDVLNCFSYQTLLDLEQAVEEIRIDREIRTVIIRGAGEKAFSAGADLKERKTLTDEQVKRNLFKMGEVLTKIEQLPQPVIAAINGFAFGGGLELALACDFRIMSDHTQIGLTETGLGIIPGAGGTQRLPRLIGTSKALELIVKAKKLTAADALAYGLINEAVPSEQLIDTCMDWAAAIAQNAPIAVQQAKFAVKNGMNTDLQTGMQIERKAYEVTIPTEDRLEALQAFSEKRKPEFKGR; encoded by the coding sequence ATGAGTCTGATTGATTTTTCAAAGGGAAATGGCATAGCCCATGTCACCATTAATCGTCCGGACGTACTGAACTGCTTCAGCTACCAGACGCTCCTTGATCTGGAACAGGCAGTGGAAGAAATCCGGATTGACCGGGAAATTCGAACCGTCATTATCAGAGGAGCCGGGGAAAAAGCGTTCAGTGCAGGAGCGGATCTGAAGGAAAGAAAGACACTTACAGATGAACAGGTGAAACGGAATCTGTTTAAAATGGGCGAAGTGCTGACGAAAATAGAACAGCTTCCTCAGCCTGTCATTGCAGCGATTAACGGCTTTGCATTTGGCGGAGGGCTGGAGCTTGCATTAGCCTGCGATTTCAGGATTATGTCGGATCATACTCAAATCGGCCTTACCGAAACAGGACTTGGCATTATCCCCGGAGCAGGGGGAACACAGCGCCTGCCAAGATTAATTGGTACGTCCAAAGCGCTCGAACTTATTGTAAAAGCGAAAAAATTGACTGCAGCAGATGCGCTTGCTTACGGCTTAATTAATGAAGCCGTTCCATCTGAGCAGCTGATCGATACATGCATGGACTGGGCTGCAGCTATCGCCCAAAACGCGCCTATTGCCGTACAGCAGGCTAAGTTCGCAGTGAAAAATGGAATGAACACTGATTTGCAGACAGGCATGCAGATTGAACGGAAGGCATACGAAGTAACCATACCAACGGAAGACCGGTTAGAAGCGCTTCAGGCATTCAGCGAGAAACGAAAACCGGAGTTTAAAGGGAGATAA
- a CDS encoding M48 family metallopeptidase codes for MRRWLTASVLGYFLYGLFIYWYLFMTSDGALPQHLEGTPADPKTFMNGRELLLSEQYSKIKDFLFFVTAPFEWFLFLVMLITGLARKFQHWAEGTSRFFAVRTAIFWFWVSLVISTVSLPVEYISYYLSKSYHISTQTFPSWMKDQLIDFWTNYAIMVLIVGVLVFLIRKFHKRWWLAAWALSVPFSLFMMFLQPVVLDPLYNAFYPLKNKDLETKILEVAKRADIPAEHVYEVNMSEKTNSMNAYVTGIGSNSRIVLWDTTLEKLDEKEILFIMAHEMGHYVMKHIYIGIGGYLLLSFAGLFLVKQLMEWLISQRGKRLNIQSSGQLAAMPLFFLLIGVLSFASSPLTNAVSRMQEKSADMYAIEMTRDKESAVQTFQALSKSSLSRVNPPELVKQFRYTHPTMAERITYMDELVILENNK; via the coding sequence ATGCGAAGATGGCTGACTGCATCGGTACTTGGTTATTTTCTGTACGGCCTTTTTATTTATTGGTATTTATTTATGACGTCAGATGGAGCTCTCCCGCAGCATTTGGAAGGGACACCGGCTGATCCGAAGACTTTTATGAATGGCAGGGAGCTGCTGCTTTCTGAACAATATTCGAAAATAAAAGACTTTCTCTTTTTTGTGACAGCACCATTTGAATGGTTTTTGTTTTTAGTCATGCTCATAACCGGACTTGCGCGCAAGTTTCAGCATTGGGCAGAAGGAACATCCCGTTTTTTTGCAGTGAGAACCGCCATCTTCTGGTTCTGGGTTTCGCTTGTCATAAGTACAGTGTCTCTTCCAGTTGAATACATCAGCTATTATTTATCCAAATCCTATCACATTTCCACACAGACCTTTCCGAGCTGGATGAAGGATCAGCTGATTGATTTTTGGACAAATTACGCCATTATGGTCCTGATTGTGGGAGTACTCGTCTTTCTAATCCGTAAATTTCATAAGCGCTGGTGGCTGGCAGCATGGGCGCTGTCGGTTCCGTTTTCCTTATTTATGATGTTTCTGCAGCCAGTCGTTCTCGACCCTCTATACAATGCCTTTTACCCTCTTAAAAATAAAGATCTGGAGACGAAAATCCTGGAAGTGGCAAAGCGGGCTGATATACCAGCCGAGCATGTGTATGAAGTGAATATGTCCGAGAAAACGAATTCGATGAATGCATATGTAACAGGAATCGGCTCCAACTCGAGAATCGTCTTGTGGGATACCACGCTTGAAAAGCTTGATGAAAAAGAAATTTTGTTCATCATGGCCCATGAGATGGGGCATTACGTAATGAAGCATATTTACATCGGAATCGGTGGATATCTGCTGCTTTCGTTTGCAGGGCTATTCCTCGTCAAACAGCTAATGGAGTGGCTGATCAGTCAAAGAGGAAAGAGGCTGAACATTCAGTCCTCTGGACAGCTGGCTGCCATGCCTCTTTTCTTCCTGCTGATCGGGGTGCTTTCCTTTGCATCCAGTCCACTGACAAACGCAGTTTCCCGCATGCAGGAAAAATCTGCGGATATGTATGCAATTGAAATGACCCGGGATAAAGAGTCCGCGGTTCAAACCTTTCAGGCGCTCTCTAAAAGCAGCTTGAGCCGGGTGAATCCGCCTGAGCTTGTAAAGCAATTCCGCTACACCCACCCAACGATGGCCGAGCGGATTACGTATATGGATGAATTGGTTATCCTCGAAAATAATAAGTAG
- a CDS encoding IDEAL domain-containing protein: MKNKKSYAELMKSRHTMKNEAEAASMLDIYIQMILDEAGLKRKLALLETQINDALDQRNKPLFMDLSKQYADVIHCLQ; the protein is encoded by the coding sequence ATGAAAAACAAAAAATCGTATGCAGAGCTTATGAAGTCCCGTCACACAATGAAGAACGAAGCAGAAGCCGCGTCAATGCTGGATATCTACATTCAAATGATTCTGGACGAAGCAGGACTGAAACGAAAACTGGCGCTCCTCGAAACTCAAATCAATGATGCTCTCGATCAAAGAAACAAGCCATTATTTATGGATTTATCCAAGCAATACGCCGACGTGATTCACTGTCTACAATAA